A region of Streptomyces cinnamoneus DNA encodes the following proteins:
- a CDS encoding DUF397 domain-containing protein, protein MLDSTTEQLAGDAKPDLDLANATWQSSGQGRRGNVQIAFVEGYIAMRDRRDPDVPAVIFSPGEWRAFVLSARDGAFDLT, encoded by the coding sequence GTGTTGGACAGCACGACTGAACAACTGGCAGGCGACGCGAAGCCGGACCTCGACCTCGCCAACGCCACCTGGCAGTCGAGCGGCCAGGGACGGCGGGGCAACGTCCAGATCGCCTTCGTCGAGGGCTACATCGCCATGCGGGACCGGCGCGACCCGGACGTCCCGGCAGTGATCTTCTCCCCCGGGGAGTGGCGGGCCTTCGTCCTCAGCGCACGGGACGGCGCGTTCGACCTGACCTAG
- a CDS encoding aminoglycoside phosphotransferase family protein, whose product MYAASTSVSAPPRPLRPQQSGGGPYLDPSHAVGAAFGGGRARRAPGLGAQPLSGRIDLSGPQGAQLRTVISSVHRICPEFNPVQVLRRGGRSVLLVGTTGRSTAVAKCLLDHSPAWTERFRHEIATYRAFVRHRPPVRVPRLIAADPDNGTLVIERMPGRPAAVQRHPVDTVPRADIRAALGAVCRVNLWRPPAGMFDMPLDYGKRIARYHELGLLTDRDMGDLQKLLHGLAHVQGQFCHGDALLSNVLLSPAGPVLVDWDHAGWYLPGYDLATLWAVLGDAPVARRQISQHAQAAGPTSRDAFLVNLMLVLTREIRTYETAVQRAMQEPATPGAADSGEEQRLLLRRLHDDCAMARRAVRAAVGTR is encoded by the coding sequence ATGTATGCAGCATCGACCTCCGTGTCCGCTCCGCCCCGTCCGCTCCGCCCCCAGCAGAGCGGCGGCGGGCCGTATCTGGACCCCTCCCACGCCGTGGGGGCAGCGTTCGGAGGCGGGCGGGCGCGGAGGGCCCCGGGGCTCGGTGCCCAACCGCTCAGCGGGAGAATCGACTTGTCCGGGCCCCAGGGCGCACAGCTGCGCACGGTCATCTCTTCGGTCCATCGCATCTGTCCGGAGTTCAACCCCGTCCAGGTGCTCCGCCGCGGAGGGCGCTCGGTCCTCCTGGTCGGCACCACGGGACGCAGTACGGCCGTGGCCAAGTGTTTACTGGACCATTCCCCGGCATGGACCGAACGGTTCCGGCATGAAATAGCCACATACCGGGCGTTTGTGCGGCACCGCCCGCCGGTGCGGGTGCCCCGCCTGATCGCCGCGGATCCGGACAACGGCACGCTGGTCATCGAGCGGATGCCCGGCCGGCCCGCCGCCGTCCAGCGGCATCCGGTGGACACCGTGCCCCGTGCGGACATCCGGGCGGCGCTCGGCGCCGTCTGCCGGGTCAACCTCTGGCGGCCGCCGGCCGGCATGTTCGACATGCCGCTGGACTACGGCAAGCGGATCGCCCGGTATCACGAGTTGGGGCTGCTCACCGACCGTGACATGGGCGATCTCCAGAAGCTGTTGCACGGTCTGGCGCACGTCCAGGGGCAGTTCTGCCACGGCGACGCGCTGCTCTCCAACGTCCTGCTCTCACCGGCCGGCCCGGTGCTGGTCGACTGGGACCACGCCGGCTGGTATCTGCCCGGGTACGACCTGGCCACCCTGTGGGCCGTCCTGGGCGACGCCCCGGTGGCGCGCCGGCAGATCAGCCAGCACGCCCAGGCCGCGGGACCCACGTCCCGCGACGCCTTCCTGGTGAATCTGATGCTGGTGCTGACACGCGAGATCAGGACGTACGAGACGGCCGTGCAGCGTGCGATGCAGGAGCCCGCGACGCCCGGCGCGGCCGACTCCGGAGAGGAGCAGCGGCTGCTGCTGCGGAGGCTGCACGACGACTGCGCCATGGCCCGGCGCGCCGTCCGGGCGGCGGTGGGCACCCGCTGA
- a CDS encoding kelch motif-containing protein — protein MKFPPSAKARRAALGGAAALLLVAANGPAAADFAGRAWHEYTINQESYKERYGHWDVVDVPEEFRINAIHAALLHTGKVLLIAGSGNDEKNFRAGTFQSVLWDPERNTFKQVPTPKDMFCAGHAQLPDGRLLVAGGTARYEKLTGDVKRAGGAMLVKNENPDAPRMLPAGTTFVGGSGKEYRSQFPVLVPRAEKGGDGGGAGGKKVMVTASQARVYVESVVEGEQGITQTADQYRVKGLTGDDARDVYGLAAKLGLDKKDFQGLREAYEFDPVAERYVPVDPMAEARWYPTLVTLRDGRVLTVSGLDDMGEIIYGKNEIYDPRTRTWSPGPNRYFPTYPALFLTGGGKLFYSGSNAGYGPADKGRTPGLWDVDANTFVPVPGLADQEMTETSASVLLPPAQEQKVMIMGGGGVGEAHESSRRTAIADLSDSAPRYVPGPDLPRATRYLNAVLTPDDQVFTTGGSADYRGKRGSDILRAQYYDPRNRVFRPAADPTVGRDYHSEALLLPDGRIAVFGSNPLFADKDDTRTGVFEKRIEVFTPPSLFRGHRPAAVTGPLEAERGETVALPGADPRDVATVRLMRPSAVTHATDVEQRSIALRPASGDGALSVTVPDDPSLVPDGWYMLFVTDREGTPSRAAWVHVR, from the coding sequence GTGAAGTTCCCCCCGAGTGCGAAGGCCCGCCGGGCGGCCCTGGGCGGCGCGGCCGCGCTGCTGCTGGTGGCGGCCAACGGCCCCGCGGCCGCGGATTTCGCCGGCCGGGCCTGGCACGAGTACACGATCAACCAGGAGTCGTACAAGGAGCGGTACGGGCACTGGGACGTCGTCGACGTCCCGGAGGAGTTCCGGATCAACGCCATCCACGCCGCCCTCCTGCACACCGGCAAGGTGCTGCTGATCGCGGGGTCCGGCAACGACGAGAAGAACTTCAGGGCCGGCACCTTCCAGAGCGTGCTGTGGGATCCCGAGCGCAACACCTTCAAGCAGGTGCCCACCCCCAAGGACATGTTCTGCGCCGGCCACGCCCAGCTGCCCGACGGCCGGCTGCTGGTGGCCGGCGGCACGGCGCGCTACGAGAAGCTGACCGGCGACGTCAAGCGGGCCGGCGGGGCCATGCTCGTGAAGAACGAGAACCCCGACGCCCCCCGGATGCTGCCCGCCGGCACCACGTTCGTCGGTGGCTCCGGCAAGGAGTACCGCTCCCAGTTCCCCGTCCTGGTGCCGCGCGCCGAGAAGGGCGGCGACGGCGGTGGGGCAGGGGGGAAGAAGGTCATGGTGACCGCCTCCCAGGCGCGGGTCTACGTCGAGTCGGTCGTCGAGGGCGAGCAGGGCATCACCCAGACCGCCGACCAGTACCGCGTCAAGGGGCTGACCGGCGACGACGCCCGGGACGTCTACGGGCTCGCGGCCAAGCTGGGCCTGGACAAGAAGGACTTCCAGGGTCTCCGGGAGGCCTACGAGTTCGACCCCGTCGCCGAGCGCTACGTGCCCGTCGACCCCATGGCCGAGGCGCGCTGGTACCCCACGCTCGTCACCCTGCGGGACGGGCGGGTGCTGACGGTGTCGGGCCTGGACGACATGGGCGAGATCATCTACGGCAAGAACGAGATCTACGACCCCCGCACCCGCACCTGGTCCCCGGGCCCGAACCGCTACTTCCCCACCTACCCCGCCCTCTTCCTCACCGGCGGCGGCAAGCTGTTCTACTCCGGTTCCAACGCGGGCTACGGCCCCGCCGACAAGGGCCGCACACCCGGGCTGTGGGACGTGGACGCCAACACGTTCGTGCCCGTGCCCGGGCTGGCGGACCAGGAGATGACCGAGACCTCCGCCTCGGTGCTGCTGCCGCCCGCGCAGGAGCAGAAGGTGATGATCATGGGCGGCGGGGGAGTGGGCGAGGCCCACGAGTCCAGCAGGCGCACCGCCATCGCCGACCTCTCCGACTCCGCCCCCCGCTACGTCCCCGGGCCCGACCTGCCGCGCGCCACCCGCTACCTCAACGCCGTCCTCACGCCCGACGACCAGGTCTTCACCACCGGCGGTTCGGCCGACTACCGGGGCAAGCGGGGCTCGGACATCCTGCGCGCCCAGTACTACGACCCCAGGAACCGAGTCTTCCGCCCCGCCGCCGACCCCACCGTCGGCCGCGACTACCACTCGGAGGCACTGCTGCTGCCCGACGGGCGCATCGCGGTGTTCGGCTCCAACCCCCTCTTCGCCGACAAGGACGACACGCGGACGGGCGTCTTCGAGAAGCGCATCGAGGTCTTCACCCCGCCCTCCCTCTTCCGCGGCCACCGCCCCGCCGCCGTCACCGGCCCCCTGGAGGCGGAGCGCGGCGAGACCGTCGCGCTCCCGGGGGCGGACCCCCGCGACGTCGCCACCGTCCGGCTGATGCGGCCGAGCGCGGTCACCCACGCGACCGACGTGGAACAGCGCTCCATCGCGCTGCGGCCCGCCAGCGGGGACGGCGCGCTCTCCGTGACGGTTCCGGACGACCCCTCGCTGGTGCCGGACGGCTGGTACATGCTCTTCGTCACCGACCGGGAGGGCACTCCGTCCCGGGCCGCCTGGGTGCACGTCCGCTGA
- a CDS encoding DUF5302 domain-containing protein, protein MAEDTAGPGTPEDAAHQEDDAKRKFREALDRKRGKAAEGAQSARNRDGSKIHGAHGKAGGQRSFRRKSG, encoded by the coding sequence ATGGCGGAAGACACGGCCGGGCCGGGCACGCCCGAGGACGCGGCACACCAGGAGGACGACGCCAAGCGCAAGTTCCGCGAGGCACTGGACCGCAAACGCGGCAAAGCCGCCGAGGGTGCTCAGAGCGCGCGCAACCGGGACGGTTCCAAGATTCACGGCGCACACGGCAAAGCCGGTGGTCAGCGCTCGTTCCGACGCAAGAGCGGCTGA
- a CDS encoding glycosyltransferase family 2 protein, with protein sequence MAEPTATDGPGGYDYAGFSRLAGELTEPPRGVYRVRYRHLLSQAHGGGVGVMLLVAAAPLASVTLLLWLMSPEHWLHREYVSDLERGADTVMLVAIGLIELFRVVNVASNAHATWVARDPVPVRAQPGTRVAFLTSFVPGKEPLSMVRATLEGAVRIEHDGHLDVWLLDEGDDPEARRLCDQLGVRHFSRKGVARWNQPSGCFRTRTKHGNYNSWLDAHGDEYEFMAVVDTDHVPLPNFLERMLGYFRDPDVAFVVGPQVYGNYTSAVTKAAESQQFLFHALIQRAGNAYGSPMFVGTSNCVRVSVLRQIGGLYDSITEDMATGLEIHRRRNPATGRRWKSVYTPDVLAVGEGPSTWTDYFSQQLRWSRGTYDTLLRQFWRVGWSLSPGRLLNYLFMVTYYPMAAVNWLLGALTCALFLGLGASGVAVESQLWLMLYCDAAALQVGLYVWNRRHNVSPHEPAGSSGAAGMVMSALSAPLYARSLGEALLRRRSRFVVTPKGDSASPDCAATFRTHLVWAGAFALALAASWLLDHAHTAMRVWALLAMLTALGPVAVWRTGLWQERRARGAVPAVATAGGKQEPGASRPVGQRRRR encoded by the coding sequence GTGGCCGAACCCACCGCGACGGACGGGCCGGGGGGCTACGACTACGCCGGATTCAGCCGGCTCGCGGGGGAGTTGACCGAACCGCCCCGGGGTGTCTACCGGGTGCGCTACCGGCACCTGCTGAGCCAGGCCCACGGCGGCGGGGTGGGCGTGATGCTGCTGGTCGCGGCGGCACCCCTGGCCTCCGTGACGCTCCTGCTCTGGCTGATGTCGCCGGAGCACTGGCTCCACCGCGAGTACGTCAGCGACCTCGAACGCGGCGCCGACACCGTCATGCTCGTCGCGATCGGGCTCATCGAGCTGTTCCGCGTGGTCAACGTCGCCTCCAACGCCCACGCCACCTGGGTCGCGAGGGACCCCGTGCCGGTGCGCGCGCAGCCGGGGACGCGCGTGGCGTTCCTCACCAGCTTCGTGCCGGGCAAGGAGCCGCTGTCCATGGTGCGGGCGACGCTGGAGGGCGCCGTGCGCATCGAGCACGACGGCCACCTCGACGTGTGGCTGCTGGACGAGGGCGACGACCCCGAGGCCAGACGGCTGTGCGACCAGCTGGGCGTACGGCACTTCTCCCGCAAGGGCGTCGCCCGCTGGAACCAGCCCTCCGGCTGCTTCCGGACCCGGACGAAGCACGGCAACTACAACTCCTGGCTCGACGCCCACGGCGACGAGTACGAATTCATGGCCGTCGTGGACACCGACCACGTGCCGCTGCCCAACTTCCTCGAACGCATGCTGGGCTACTTCCGCGACCCCGACGTCGCGTTCGTCGTCGGACCCCAGGTCTACGGCAACTACACGTCTGCGGTCACCAAGGCCGCCGAGAGCCAGCAGTTCCTCTTCCACGCGCTGATCCAGCGGGCCGGCAACGCCTACGGCTCCCCGATGTTCGTCGGCACCAGCAACTGCGTCCGCGTCAGCGTGCTGCGCCAGATCGGCGGGCTGTACGACTCGATCACCGAGGACATGGCGACCGGCCTGGAGATCCACCGGCGCCGCAACCCCGCCACCGGCCGGCGCTGGAAGTCGGTCTACACCCCCGACGTCCTGGCCGTGGGGGAGGGCCCCTCGACGTGGACGGACTACTTCTCGCAGCAACTGCGCTGGTCGCGCGGTACGTACGACACGCTGCTGCGGCAGTTCTGGCGGGTGGGGTGGAGCCTGTCGCCCGGGCGGCTCCTCAACTACCTGTTCATGGTCACCTATTACCCGATGGCCGCCGTGAACTGGCTGCTGGGCGCCCTGACCTGCGCGCTGTTCCTCGGACTCGGCGCGTCGGGCGTCGCGGTGGAGTCGCAGCTGTGGCTGATGCTCTACTGCGACGCGGCGGCCCTCCAGGTCGGGCTCTACGTCTGGAACCGGCGCCACAACGTGAGCCCCCACGAGCCGGCCGGCTCCTCCGGCGCGGCGGGCATGGTGATGTCCGCCCTGTCCGCCCCGCTGTACGCGCGTTCCCTCGGCGAGGCACTGCTGCGGCGTCGTTCGCGGTTCGTGGTGACGCCCAAGGGCGACTCCGCCAGCCCCGACTGCGCGGCGACCTTCCGCACCCACCTGGTGTGGGCGGGGGCGTTCGCCCTCGCGCTGGCCGCCTCCTGGCTGCTGGACCACGCCCACACGGCGATGCGGGTCTGGGCGCTGCTGGCGATGCTCACCGCGCTCGGCCCGGTGGCGGTGTGGCGGACCGGCCTGTGGCAGGAGCGGCGGGCGCGGGGGGCCGTCCCGGCGGTCGCGACCGCCGGCGGGAAGCAGGAGCCGGGGGCCTCGCGCCCGGTGGGGCAGCGCCGGCGCAGGTGA
- a CDS encoding DUF6233 domain-containing protein, with protein MALLLSRDMEQLFTPDEIVRIEAAAQEAGRTSRDWVREIVLQRVTGEWRHDLEDALWPVTVHRRSGGNLQELHHAGCWVPRGGEDTLTTAEARVKVATLDVRPCDACEPERFLVPFE; from the coding sequence TTGGCGCTGCTACTGTCCCGCGACATGGAGCAGCTCTTCACCCCTGACGAAATCGTCCGCATTGAGGCCGCTGCGCAAGAAGCCGGCCGAACCTCTCGCGACTGGGTGCGCGAGATCGTTCTCCAGCGGGTGACCGGCGAGTGGCGGCACGATCTCGAGGACGCGCTCTGGCCGGTCACCGTGCACCGCCGCTCCGGCGGCAACCTCCAGGAGCTGCACCACGCGGGCTGCTGGGTGCCGAGGGGCGGGGAGGACACCCTGACCACGGCGGAGGCCCGGGTCAAGGTCGCCACACTCGACGTCCGCCCCTGCGACGCCTGCGAGCCGGAGAGGTTCCTCGTCCCCTTCGAGTGA
- a CDS encoding N-acetylmuramoyl-L-alanine amidase: MRGSAPESPHTPSRRNARRTPRRSRRALRAAGALASAALLLPVVTAGPAATAGQRAPGVFQRQVTDAANRYHVPSSVLLGVAYLESRWDGHSGSPSVGGGYGPMHLTDAATALASAPHHSDATEDARGDAARPRPAVRVAAPAPERGALPARLRTLDRAAELTGMSPERLRRDPAANLQGGAALLAAEQKRLGLPLSDDAADWYGAVAAYAGATDRATARTFADDVYEVIRSGQRRRTDAGQDVALPGSPGLAPRTEQVDRLGLGTVAAAGVECPPTVACESIPAPYQQLEGKDYGNHDVENRPASQKVDFIVIHDTEGTWETTIKLIKDPAYVSWNYTIRSGDGHVAQHVQAKDVAWHAGNWYVNSKSVGIEHEGFLAQPDAWYTEEMYRTSARLVRYLAQKLDVPLDRQHILGHDNVPGTTPATIKGMHTDPGPYWDWAHYFELLGRPFRGVGSPFSGMVTISPDYDDHTPVYTGCAKPGEQCAAHGSGAVRLHVAPRDDAPLVRDVGLRPDGSPSTVDVNDTGARASTGQQFAVAGREGGWTAIWYLGQKAWFRNPWWDPTAVGAHGRLVTPKEGLGEIPVYGRAYPEQEAYPEGVPVQAVTPLPYKLQAGQAYVLGQTSPGEYLWAATFEPAGHRVVRGKEVYYEIQFGHRVAFVRASDVSVRDTNW; encoded by the coding sequence TTGCGAGGATCCGCCCCGGAGTCCCCACACACGCCATCCCGAAGAAACGCACGAAGAACTCCACGAAGGAGCCGTCGAGCGCTGCGGGCGGCCGGCGCGCTCGCGTCGGCCGCCCTGCTGCTGCCGGTGGTCACGGCCGGGCCGGCCGCGACCGCGGGGCAGCGGGCCCCCGGTGTGTTCCAGCGCCAGGTCACCGATGCCGCGAACCGGTACCACGTGCCGAGCAGCGTGCTGCTCGGCGTCGCGTATCTGGAGTCCCGCTGGGACGGCCACAGCGGCTCCCCCAGCGTCGGCGGGGGCTACGGGCCCATGCACCTCACCGACGCCGCGACCGCCCTGGCCTCCGCCCCGCACCACAGCGACGCCACCGAGGACGCCCGCGGCGACGCCGCCCGCCCGCGCCCGGCCGTCCGTGTGGCCGCGCCCGCCCCGGAGCGCGGCGCCCTCCCCGCCCGGCTGCGCACCCTGGACCGCGCCGCCGAGCTCACCGGCATGTCCCCCGAGCGGCTGCGCCGGGACCCCGCCGCCAACCTCCAGGGGGGTGCCGCCCTGCTCGCCGCGGAGCAGAAACGACTGGGGCTGCCGCTGAGCGACGACGCCGCCGACTGGTACGGGGCGGTGGCCGCCTATGCGGGCGCCACGGACCGCGCGACCGCCAGGACGTTCGCCGACGACGTGTACGAGGTGATCCGCTCCGGCCAGCGGCGCAGGACCGACGCGGGCCAGGACGTCGCCCTGCCGGGCAGCCCGGGGCTGGCCCCCCGCACCGAGCAGGTGGACCGGCTGGGGCTGGGCACCGTGGCGGCCGCGGGCGTCGAGTGCCCGCCCACGGTGGCCTGCGAGTCCATCCCCGCCCCGTACCAGCAGCTGGAGGGCAAGGACTACGGCAACCACGACGTCGAGAACCGGCCCGCCTCCCAGAAGGTCGACTTCATCGTCATCCATGACACCGAGGGGACCTGGGAGACCACGATCAAGCTGATCAAGGATCCGGCGTACGTCTCCTGGAACTACACGATCCGCTCCGGGGACGGCCACGTCGCCCAGCACGTGCAGGCCAAGGACGTCGCCTGGCACGCGGGCAACTGGTACGTGAACTCCAAGTCGGTCGGCATCGAGCACGAGGGGTTCCTGGCGCAGCCCGACGCCTGGTACACGGAGGAGATGTACCGCACGTCCGCGCGGCTGGTGCGGTACCTGGCGCAGAAGCTCGACGTGCCGCTGGACCGGCAGCACATCCTCGGGCACGACAACGTCCCCGGCACCACCCCGGCGACGATCAAGGGCATGCACACCGACCCGGGCCCGTACTGGGACTGGGCCCACTACTTCGAGCTGCTGGGCCGCCCCTTCCGGGGCGTGGGCAGCCCGTTCAGCGGCATGGTCACCATCAGCCCCGACTACGACGACCACACGCCCGTCTACACCGGCTGCGCCAAGCCCGGTGAGCAGTGCGCCGCGCACGGCTCGGGGGCGGTGCGGCTGCACGTCGCGCCGCGGGACGACGCCCCCCTGGTCCGGGACGTGGGCCTGCGCCCGGACGGCAGCCCCTCGACCGTCGACGTCAACGACACGGGCGCCCGCGCCTCCACCGGTCAGCAGTTCGCCGTGGCGGGCCGGGAGGGCGGCTGGACGGCGATCTGGTACCTGGGGCAGAAGGCCTGGTTCCGTAACCCGTGGTGGGACCCGACGGCGGTGGGCGCGCACGGCCGGCTCGTCACGCCCAAGGAGGGCCTGGGCGAGATCCCGGTGTACGGGCGCGCCTATCCGGAGCAGGAGGCCTACCCGGAGGGCGTGCCGGTGCAGGCCGTGACGCCGCTGCCGTACAAGCTGCAGGCCGGGCAGGCGTACGTCCTGGGGCAGACCTCGCCGGGCGAATACCTGTGGGCGGCGACCTTCGAGCCGGCGGGGCACCGGGTGGTGCGCGGCAAGGAGGTCTACTACGAGATCCAGTTCGGGCACCGGGTGGCCTTCGTGAGGGCCTCCGACGTGAGCGTGCGCGACACGAACTGGTAG
- a CDS encoding PP2C family protein-serine/threonine phosphatase encodes MPSPPSADRSPAEPLEQHDTVDALISQARRLRGGIDAVRREAAADAERSDDARTRWQRALCELVVHHVDNLGEHLGQLRDGLTGDLAAAEAVEGRAITLTAERPGDPAAGGPGESEATRPAGRVGSAEWNFLTDEVTWSDELFQLFGRDPADGALTLDELPSWLAEEDTEVLTAMVTDCLVDGKPIDGEFRIVRGDGARRTVHMMGEPVLDADGCTASMWAVLRDVTELRRCREEVHETRDSVHHQRHVAQTEHRLAVELQEAVLPPWRGSLRLPHQEKGAATGTPGAAGALDLAGHYLPAATGSLVGGDWFDAMELPGGQTLLSVGGLTGHGVAAASTMAMLLGAVRGMALSGAEPAQLMSRLNHLLDASAQPALGNALCCRYEAGSRSLLWAQADHPAPLLFRDGGGRALRPPEGVLLGAVGDAVYTQAQEQLFPGDVLVLHTEALHGAVPVGRPAAERLLDLAPRFACAESAQDCLRAVLEEFGDKDREDDACVLIARVGS; translated from the coding sequence ATGCCGTCCCCACCGTCCGCGGACCGTTCCCCCGCCGAGCCGCTTGAGCAGCACGACACGGTCGACGCGCTCATTTCCCAGGCCCGGCGGCTCAGGGGCGGCATCGACGCCGTGCGCCGCGAGGCGGCGGCGGACGCCGAGCGGTCGGACGACGCCCGGACCCGCTGGCAGCGCGCCCTGTGCGAGCTGGTCGTCCACCACGTCGACAATCTGGGTGAACACCTGGGTCAGCTGCGTGACGGCCTGACCGGTGACCTCGCGGCCGCGGAGGCCGTCGAGGGGCGCGCGATCACCCTGACCGCCGAGCGGCCGGGGGATCCCGCCGCCGGCGGCCCCGGGGAGAGCGAGGCCACCCGGCCGGCCGGCCGGGTGGGCAGCGCCGAGTGGAACTTCCTCACCGACGAGGTCACCTGGTCCGACGAGCTCTTCCAGCTCTTCGGCCGCGACCCCGCGGACGGCGCCCTGACCCTCGACGAGCTGCCGTCCTGGCTGGCCGAGGAGGACACCGAGGTGCTGACCGCGATGGTCACCGACTGCCTGGTCGACGGCAAGCCGATCGACGGCGAGTTCCGCATCGTGCGCGGCGACGGCGCGCGGCGCACGGTGCACATGATGGGCGAGCCGGTGCTCGACGCCGACGGCTGCACGGCCTCCATGTGGGCCGTGCTCCGGGACGTCACCGAGCTGCGGCGCTGCCGGGAGGAGGTGCACGAGACCCGTGACTCCGTGCACCACCAGCGACACGTCGCGCAGACGGAACACCGGCTCGCGGTCGAGCTCCAGGAAGCCGTGCTGCCCCCGTGGCGCGGCTCCCTGCGGCTCCCGCACCAGGAGAAGGGCGCCGCCACCGGTACGCCGGGTGCCGCCGGGGCTCTCGACCTGGCGGGCCACTACCTCCCCGCCGCCACCGGCAGCCTGGTCGGCGGCGACTGGTTCGACGCCATGGAGCTGCCCGGCGGGCAGACGCTCCTGAGCGTCGGCGGCCTCACCGGACACGGGGTGGCCGCCGCCTCCACCATGGCCATGCTGCTCGGCGCGGTGCGGGGCATGGCGCTGTCCGGGGCCGAGCCGGCCCAGCTGATGAGCCGGCTCAACCACCTGCTGGACGCCTCCGCTCAGCCCGCCCTGGGCAACGCGCTCTGCTGCCGCTACGAGGCCGGGAGCCGCTCCCTGCTGTGGGCGCAGGCAGACCACCCCGCCCCGCTGCTCTTCCGCGACGGCGGCGGCCGGGCCCTGCGCCCCCCGGAGGGCGTGCTGCTGGGAGCGGTCGGCGACGCCGTGTACACCCAGGCGCAGGAACAGCTGTTCCCCGGCGACGTGCTGGTGCTGCACACCGAGGCCCTGCACGGGGCCGTGCCCGTGGGCAGGCCGGCCGCCGAACGGCTGCTGGACCTGGCTCCCCGCTTCGCGTGCGCGGAAAGCGCCCAGGACTGCCTGCGGGCGGTGCTGGAGGAGTTCGGCGACAAGGACCGCGAGGACGACGCCTGCGTGCTGATCGCCCGCGTCGGCTCGTAG